From a single Planctomycetia bacterium genomic region:
- the pyrB gene encoding aspartate carbamoyltransferase has product MTRGPFDRGTVPAEWPHRHLLDLERLTPGEIRLVLDTAAVFKEATGGCRRKLAVLSGSTVVNLFFENSTRTRTSFALAARRLGADVVDFSAASSSLSKGESFIDTAKNLEAMGIDAVVVRHGTPGTPHILAQRLGVGVINAGDGPHEHPTQGLLDIFSIRERLGHLTGRHDGDLTGVTVGLVGDIAHSRTARSNLWGLVKLGARVILCGPPTLVSDRWRELGVEVSHDLDAIVPRCDVLNLLRIQFERQNTRPFPSVREYAHLYAMTRERLRRAKKDLLILAPGPINRGVEVTAEVADCPQSLILDQVTNGLAVRMAVLWLICGPRGADVAAGGLAGERIA; this is encoded by the coding sequence ATGACACGCGGGCCTTTCGACCGGGGAACGGTGCCAGCCGAGTGGCCGCACCGACACCTGCTCGACCTCGAGCGGCTCACGCCCGGGGAAATTCGGCTCGTGCTCGACACGGCCGCGGTCTTCAAGGAGGCGACCGGGGGCTGTCGGCGGAAGCTGGCGGTGCTCTCCGGCTCGACCGTCGTCAACCTGTTCTTCGAGAACTCGACGCGGACGCGGACGAGCTTCGCCCTCGCGGCCCGCCGGCTCGGCGCCGACGTCGTCGATTTCTCGGCGGCGTCGAGCAGCCTCTCCAAGGGGGAGTCGTTCATCGACACCGCCAAGAACCTGGAGGCAATGGGGATCGACGCCGTCGTCGTCAGACACGGCACGCCGGGTACGCCCCACATCCTCGCCCAGCGGCTGGGCGTCGGTGTGATCAACGCCGGCGACGGTCCGCACGAGCATCCGACGCAGGGCCTGCTCGACATCTTCTCGATCCGCGAGCGGCTCGGGCACCTGACGGGCCGCCACGACGGCGACCTGACGGGCGTCACGGTCGGTCTCGTCGGGGACATCGCCCACAGCCGCACGGCCCGGTCGAACCTCTGGGGGCTCGTGAAGCTCGGCGCCCGGGTGATCCTCTGCGGGCCGCCGACGCTGGTCTCGGACCGCTGGCGCGAACTGGGCGTCGAGGTGTCGCACGACCTCGACGCCATCGTGCCGCGCTGCGACGTCCTCAACCTGCTGCGGATCCAGTTCGAGCGCCAGAACACCCGTCCTTTCCCCTCCGTTCGCGAATATGCCCACCTCTACGCGATGACCCGCGAGCGGCTTCGGCGGGCGAAGAAGGACCTGCTGATCCTCGCCCCGGGTCCGATCAATCGCGGCGTCGAGGTTACGGCCGAGGTGGCCGACTGCCCGCAGTCGCTGATCCTCGACCAGGTCACCAACGGCCTGGCCGTGCGCATGGCCGTGCTCTGGCTCATCTGCGGCCCGCGCGGGGCCGACGTCGCGGCCGGCGGCCTGGCCGGAGAAAGGATCGCCTGA
- the czcC gene encoding divalent cation transporter, translating into MTVRRLATCAAICSGLVGGLPGGPSAGHAQDPKTGRAWPDPGDSLRLPEPGLTLDRAAAQPNAVPVLAADAAPSPATLAEFVALAEQSHPKIRAARAAVEAARGKAVQARLYPNPMLAGASPQAAGAYSQWNGFVQQDIVTAGKLRLSQQAALREVQKAEYELIRARFDVLRDVRQSYYTLLVAQRRMEIFQLLLDIAKRSYDIGRQLAEAGEGTKADVLFWSIERDRADVRLLNAGVYIETGRRQLAAVIGLPRADVGRIEADLFAKLPNFDLKALQEAVVRRHAAPRAAEAAIAGNQWALERAVVEPIPNVNVLGGYQRQVGFPAQDQGIMQVMVEVPLFDRNQGNIRAARADIASSRAALRSTEIDLANQAAAVIAAYRTSQRLVAWYEEFILPKARETVQLTQQLYARGEVTFLSLLQAQRTLTETELAYVDAQADRWTAAVAIADLLQLEAFPLQADAPAAASGEPGEPGAMPPAVEAVPAPLPGPPPAR; encoded by the coding sequence ATGACCGTGCGCCGGCTCGCCACCTGTGCCGCGATCTGTTCGGGACTCGTCGGCGGCCTTCCCGGCGGCCCCTCCGCGGGGCACGCGCAGGACCCGAAGACCGGCCGGGCCTGGCCGGATCCCGGCGACTCGCTGCGGCTGCCCGAGCCTGGCCTGACGCTCGATCGGGCCGCGGCCCAGCCCAACGCCGTCCCCGTCCTCGCGGCCGACGCGGCCCCGTCGCCGGCGACGCTCGCAGAATTCGTGGCCCTCGCCGAGCAGAGCCATCCGAAGATCCGGGCCGCGCGGGCCGCCGTGGAGGCCGCCCGGGGCAAGGCGGTGCAGGCCCGGCTGTATCCCAATCCGATGCTGGCGGGGGCGTCGCCGCAGGCCGCCGGCGCGTACAGCCAGTGGAACGGCTTCGTCCAACAGGACATCGTCACCGCCGGCAAGCTCCGCCTCTCCCAGCAGGCCGCGCTCCGCGAGGTGCAGAAGGCCGAGTACGAGCTGATCCGGGCCCGCTTCGACGTCCTGCGCGACGTCCGGCAGAGCTACTACACGCTCCTCGTCGCCCAGCGCCGGATGGAGATCTTCCAGCTCCTGCTCGACATCGCCAAGCGGTCCTACGACATCGGGCGGCAGCTCGCCGAGGCGGGCGAGGGCACGAAGGCGGATGTGCTCTTCTGGAGCATCGAGCGCGACCGGGCCGACGTCCGGCTCCTCAATGCCGGGGTGTACATCGAGACGGGCCGTCGGCAGCTCGCCGCCGTGATCGGCCTGCCGCGGGCCGACGTCGGCAGGATCGAGGCCGACCTGTTCGCGAAGCTGCCCAACTTCGACCTCAAGGCCCTGCAGGAGGCCGTCGTCCGCCGGCACGCCGCGCCGCGGGCGGCCGAGGCGGCCATCGCCGGCAACCAGTGGGCGCTGGAGCGGGCGGTGGTGGAGCCGATCCCCAACGTCAACGTCCTCGGCGGCTACCAGCGGCAGGTCGGCTTCCCGGCGCAGGACCAGGGCATCATGCAGGTCATGGTCGAGGTGCCGCTCTTCGACCGCAACCAGGGCAACATCCGCGCCGCCCGGGCCGACATCGCCTCCTCCCGCGCGGCCCTGCGGAGCACCGAGATCGATCTTGCCAACCAGGCCGCGGCCGTGATCGCCGCCTACCGCACGTCGCAGCGGCTCGTCGCCTGGTACGAGGAGTTCATTCTCCCCAAGGCCCGGGAGACGGTCCAGCTCACGCAGCAGCTCTACGCCCGCGGCGAAGTGACGTTCCTGTCGCTGCTCCAGGCCCAGCGCACGCTCACCGAGACGGAGCTCGCCTACGTCGACGCCCAGGCCGACCGCTGGACGGCGGCGGTGGCGATCGCCGACCTGCTGCAGCTGGAGGCGTTTCCGCTCCAGGCCGATGCGCCCGCCGCTGCGTCGGGCGAGCCAGGGGAGCCGGGGGCCATGCCGCCGGCCGTCGAAGCCGTGCCCGCACCGCTGCCAGGACCGCCGCCCGCGCGGTGA
- a CDS encoding phosphoribosyltransferase, with the protein MEYRIFKDRAEAGWMLVERLRGTQLDKPLILAIPRGGVEIGAALARGLGAELDVVLSRKLRAPHQPELALGAVSETGVVHLNHFAAAMTDAGDAYIEAERLRQMREIDRRRGLFRAVRPQAPIAGRTVILTDDGIATGATMIAAARTVRAARPREIIVAVPVAASDRLDAIRPLCDRVVCLIESAAFFAIGQFYRDFAQVEDDRVVELLRDYGVPERKSEHAAHPATALAR; encoded by the coding sequence GTGGAATACCGGATATTCAAGGACCGGGCCGAGGCGGGCTGGATGCTCGTGGAGCGGCTGCGCGGCACGCAGCTCGACAAGCCGCTGATCCTCGCCATCCCGCGCGGCGGCGTGGAGATCGGCGCGGCGCTGGCCCGCGGGCTCGGCGCCGAGCTCGACGTGGTCCTGTCGCGGAAGCTCCGCGCCCCGCACCAGCCGGAACTGGCGCTGGGCGCCGTCTCCGAGACCGGCGTCGTGCACCTCAACCACTTCGCGGCGGCGATGACGGACGCCGGTGACGCCTACATCGAGGCGGAGCGGCTCCGGCAGATGCGCGAGATCGACCGCCGGCGCGGGCTGTTTCGCGCCGTCCGCCCGCAGGCCCCGATCGCTGGGCGGACGGTGATCCTGACCGACGACGGGATCGCAACCGGCGCCACGATGATCGCCGCGGCCCGCACGGTCCGGGCGGCCCGGCCACGCGAGATCATCGTGGCCGTGCCGGTCGCCGCGTCGGACCGGCTCGACGCGATCCGGCCGCTCTGCGACCGGGTCGTGTGCCTGATCGAGTCCGCGGCCTTCTTCGCGATCGGCCAGTTCTACCGCGACTTCGCGCAGGTGGAGGACGACCGCGTCGTCGAGCTGCTGCGCGACTACGGCGTGCCGGAGAGGAAATCGGAGCACGCGGCGCATCCGGCGACGGCGCTGGCCCGCTGA
- the rtcB gene encoding RNA-splicing ligase RtcB has product MSGEGSGGRAADERGYAGPLERVDECTWRIPRGSRPGMRVDGLIYADERLIPQIRSDRAAEQVANVAFLPGIQRASLAMPDIHWGYGFCIGGVCATDPAAGGVVSPGGVGYDINCGVRLVRTSLMAAEVRPHITRLIDQLMRDIPVGVGQGGRHVFSAGELRTLMTEGVPFLRDRGLATDDDVTCAEAEGRIPDAEPGLVSDRALARGADQCGTVGAGNHFIEVQEVDRVENAAVAAAFGLHPGQICVLIHSGSRGLGYQVCDDALRSLRDAPAKYGFDLPDRQLVCAPVESPEGRHYLGAMRAAANYAFCNRQLLMWQVREVFARVFGRSWEALGMTLLYDVAHNMAKLEEHAVDGMKRPVCVHRKGATRAFPAGHPDVPARYRDVGQPVIIPGDMGRASWVLVGGPHAMERSFGTTCHGAGRCLSRTAATRAARGRDIRSELAGAGVVARCRSREGLAEEQPAAYKDVDVVVDVVHKAGLSLKVARLRPLGVIKG; this is encoded by the coding sequence ATGAGCGGAGAAGGAAGCGGCGGACGTGCGGCGGACGAGCGGGGCTACGCCGGCCCGCTGGAGCGGGTCGACGAGTGCACGTGGCGCATCCCGCGCGGCTCCCGGCCCGGCATGCGGGTCGACGGCCTGATCTACGCAGACGAGCGGCTCATTCCCCAGATTCGCAGCGACCGGGCGGCCGAGCAGGTGGCCAACGTCGCCTTCCTCCCGGGCATCCAGCGGGCGAGCCTCGCCATGCCCGACATCCACTGGGGCTACGGCTTCTGCATCGGCGGCGTCTGCGCCACCGATCCGGCCGCGGGGGGCGTCGTCTCACCGGGGGGCGTCGGCTACGACATCAACTGCGGCGTCCGACTCGTGCGGACGTCGCTCATGGCCGCCGAGGTGCGGCCCCACATCACCCGGCTCATCGACCAATTGATGCGCGACATCCCCGTCGGCGTCGGGCAGGGGGGCAGGCACGTGTTTTCGGCCGGCGAACTCCGCACGCTGATGACGGAGGGCGTGCCCTTCCTGCGCGACCGCGGCCTGGCGACCGACGACGACGTCACCTGCGCCGAGGCCGAGGGCCGGATTCCCGACGCCGAGCCGGGCCTCGTCAGCGACCGGGCTCTGGCCCGCGGCGCCGACCAGTGCGGCACGGTCGGCGCCGGCAACCACTTCATCGAGGTGCAGGAGGTGGACCGGGTGGAGAACGCGGCCGTCGCCGCGGCCTTCGGACTGCATCCCGGGCAGATCTGCGTGCTCATTCACTCCGGATCGCGCGGCCTCGGCTACCAGGTCTGCGACGACGCCCTCCGCTCCCTCCGTGACGCACCGGCCAAGTACGGCTTCGATCTGCCCGATCGGCAGCTCGTCTGCGCTCCCGTGGAAAGCCCCGAGGGCCGCCATTACCTCGGTGCGATGCGGGCCGCCGCCAACTACGCCTTCTGCAACCGCCAGCTCCTCATGTGGCAGGTCCGCGAGGTCTTTGCCCGAGTCTTCGGCCGGTCGTGGGAGGCGCTCGGCATGACGCTGCTCTACGACGTGGCCCACAACATGGCCAAGCTCGAAGAGCACGCCGTGGACGGGATGAAGAGACCGGTCTGCGTCCATCGCAAGGGGGCGACGCGGGCCTTTCCTGCCGGCCATCCCGACGTCCCCGCCCGCTACCGCGACGTCGGCCAGCCGGTGATCATCCCGGGTGACATGGGGCGGGCGAGCTGGGTGCTCGTCGGCGGGCCGCACGCCATGGAGCGGTCCTTCGGCACGACCTGTCACGGCGCGGGCCGCTGCCTGAGCCGCACCGCCGCCACGCGGGCCGCCCGCGGCCGCGACATCCGCAGCGAACTCGCCGGTGCCGGCGTCGTGGCCCGCTGCCGGAGCCGCGAGGGGCTCGCCGAGGAGCAGCCGGCGGCCTACAAGGACGTCGATGTGGTCGTGGACGTCGTCCACAAGGCCGGCCTGTCGCTCAAGGTCGCGCGGCTCCGGCCGCTGGGCGTGATCAAGGGCTGA
- a CDS encoding protein archease, with translation MYTVFDHTADLGIEVTAPTLDLLLADAACGLTAVIVGDPAQIEPRREDVFRVSGTDPVWLLADWIGDVLAAFEIRRMLYREFVVTVGPTGLEARARGEVYAPGRHMLAHEVKAVTQHLLDVQRTATGWQATFVVDI, from the coding sequence ATGTACACGGTGTTCGACCACACGGCCGACCTCGGCATCGAGGTGACGGCTCCCACGCTCGACCTGCTCCTTGCCGACGCGGCCTGCGGGCTGACCGCCGTCATCGTCGGCGATCCCGCCCAGATCGAGCCCCGGCGGGAGGACGTGTTTCGGGTGTCCGGAACCGACCCGGTCTGGCTGCTCGCCGACTGGATCGGCGACGTGCTCGCCGCCTTCGAGATCCGGCGGATGCTGTACCGGGAATTCGTCGTCACGGTCGGACCGACCGGTCTCGAGGCCCGGGCCCGGGGCGAGGTCTACGCCCCCGGCCGCCACATGCTCGCCCACGAGGTCAAGGCGGTCACGCAGCACCTCCTCGACGTGCAACGCACGGCCACCGGCTGGCAGGCCACGTTCGTCGTCGACATCTGA
- a CDS encoding membrane protein, with the protein MRTGNPTLNDKTFENFGVYRHDLASDRSPADVMTINGTAHKTLFLLLIALGSACFTWSRTFAAVEANPAAAMPWALGGLVVGAIAALVICFKHTWAPVLAPVYALAEGLFLGGISASLEAQYPGIVIQAVGGTFGTLFGLLLAYQSGLIRASENFKLGIAAATGGICLVYLISMIGGLFGFPIPFIHSAGPIGIGFSLVVVVIAALNLVLDFDFIEQAADRGAPKYLEWYGAFALMVTLVWLYMEILRLLAKLRSRD; encoded by the coding sequence ATGCGAACCGGCAATCCGACGCTCAACGACAAGACGTTCGAGAACTTCGGCGTCTATCGCCACGATCTCGCCAGCGATCGATCCCCAGCCGACGTGATGACGATCAACGGCACGGCCCACAAGACACTGTTCCTGCTCCTCATCGCCCTCGGCTCCGCCTGCTTCACCTGGTCGCGGACGTTCGCCGCCGTCGAGGCCAATCCGGCGGCCGCGATGCCCTGGGCCCTGGGAGGGCTCGTGGTCGGCGCGATCGCGGCACTCGTCATCTGCTTCAAGCACACCTGGGCCCCCGTCCTCGCTCCCGTCTATGCGCTGGCGGAGGGGCTGTTCCTCGGGGGAATTTCCGCCAGCCTCGAGGCGCAGTACCCGGGGATCGTGATCCAGGCAGTCGGCGGCACGTTCGGCACGCTCTTTGGCCTGCTCCTCGCCTACCAGTCCGGTCTGATCCGGGCATCCGAGAACTTCAAGCTCGGGATAGCGGCGGCGACGGGGGGCATCTGCCTGGTCTACCTGATCTCGATGATCGGCGGCCTGTTCGGGTTCCCGATCCCGTTCATCCATTCCGCGGGTCCGATCGGCATCGGCTTCAGCCTCGTGGTGGTGGTCATCGCCGCCCTGAACCTCGTCCTCGACTTCGACTTCATCGAGCAGGCGGCCGACCGCGGCGCTCCCAAGTATCTGGAGTGGTACGGGGCGTTCGCCCTGATGGTCACGCTCGTCTGGCTCTACATGGAAATCCTCCGGCTGCTGGCGAAGCTCCGCAGCCGCGACTGA
- a CDS encoding putative Na+/H+ antiporter, whose protein sequence is MNSADWTVLSLHLAAMLVVAIGLGAVARRLGIPAVVGEIAGGLVLGPTMLGRIAPDLFGWLFPPFGPIPDARTALARVGMLFFIVTIGLDISVAELRRTGRKALAVGTVGTLVPLVLGFLMCYAFPTVIGVTPKNQFATALFMGSILSLSANPVIARILMDMGLFKSDIGRTIMSATLVDDLVGWGLFAVLLAEYGSQSSGAGQGVAILGTVLVFLGGILVVGRLVLPRLLRWARARLPYPSGVISCAILCGLLGAAGSEHFGLHSFLGAFVVGIALADAYAEDPRPFEIIGDFSYAVFTPIFFVSMAISTDFIAGFDAWLVALITAVAFLGKISGVYLGGRMAGMAGRQALAVGCGLNARGILGIVMAAAAFDAGLIDLRLFVACVLMCVITTMAAGPALGIILGRRPAEPLGS, encoded by the coding sequence ATGAATTCGGCCGACTGGACCGTGCTGTCGTTGCATCTCGCGGCCATGCTCGTGGTCGCGATCGGGCTCGGCGCGGTCGCCCGGCGGCTGGGGATCCCGGCGGTCGTCGGCGAAATCGCGGGCGGGCTCGTGCTCGGCCCCACGATGCTCGGGCGGATCGCCCCCGACCTGTTCGGCTGGCTGTTTCCCCCCTTCGGTCCGATCCCCGACGCCCGCACGGCGCTGGCGCGGGTGGGGATGCTGTTCTTCATCGTCACGATCGGGCTCGACATCAGCGTCGCGGAGCTGCGCCGGACCGGCCGCAAGGCCCTCGCCGTGGGGACCGTCGGCACGCTCGTGCCGCTCGTGCTCGGCTTCCTGATGTGCTACGCGTTTCCGACGGTGATCGGGGTGACGCCCAAGAACCAGTTCGCCACGGCGCTGTTCATGGGCTCGATCCTCTCGCTGTCCGCCAATCCCGTGATCGCCCGGATCCTCATGGACATGGGCCTGTTCAAGAGCGACATCGGCCGGACGATCATGTCGGCAACGCTGGTCGACGATCTCGTCGGCTGGGGCCTGTTCGCCGTCCTGCTGGCGGAGTACGGATCGCAATCGTCGGGCGCGGGTCAGGGCGTGGCGATCCTCGGGACGGTGCTCGTGTTCCTCGGCGGCATCCTCGTCGTCGGCCGGCTCGTGCTCCCGCGGCTGCTGCGCTGGGCGCGGGCCAGGCTTCCCTATCCGTCAGGAGTCATTTCCTGCGCCATTCTCTGCGGCCTCCTCGGGGCGGCCGGCTCGGAGCATTTCGGCCTGCACTCGTTCCTCGGCGCGTTCGTCGTGGGGATCGCGCTGGCCGATGCCTATGCCGAGGATCCCCGGCCATTCGAGATCATCGGCGACTTCTCTTATGCGGTGTTCACGCCGATCTTCTTTGTCTCGATGGCGATCTCCACCGACTTCATCGCCGGGTTCGATGCCTGGCTCGTGGCCCTGATCACGGCCGTGGCGTTTCTGGGAAAAATTTCCGGCGTCTACCTGGGAGGGAGGATGGCGGGCATGGCCGGCCGGCAGGCACTCGCCGTGGGCTGCGGCCTCAACGCCCGCGGCATCCTCGGGATCGTGATGGCGGCGGCGGCGTTCGATGCCGGGCTCATCGACCTGCGGCTGTTCGTGGCTTGCGTCCTGATGTGCGTGATCACGACGATGGCCGCGGGCCCGGCCCTCGGCATCATCCTCGGCCGGCGGCCGGCGGAGCCTCTCGGATCCTGA
- a CDS encoding threonine dehydratase, giving the protein MSGSVTIDDVRRAHERIRSGIQRSPCLASPALSAATGMNVFCKLDLLQRTGSFKERGARNALLLLDAAARKRGVVAASAGNHALGLAYHGGLLGIPVTVVMPKFAPLVKVATCRRLGATVILEGETFDDARRHAAEVAARDGLDRIHGFDDPRVIAGQGTMALEILEDVPDVEAIVVPTGGAGLLAGVALVAKALRPTVRIIAVEPAAAPSFSASLAAGRPVQVPIRPTLADGLAVGKVGELSFSIAAPLVDEVVTLGEDAIALAVLRLLELEKTVVEGAAAAALGAVLGDRCAELRGRRVALLLCGGNIDLTILDRVIDHGLVADGRRWRFTTRVSDRPGGIARLTAAIATAGGSVQEIVHDRDFSGPDVFSASVQVTVDTADRAHAAELFDAVRDAGFTAAVVDPAPAAGTS; this is encoded by the coding sequence ATGAGCGGCAGCGTGACGATCGACGATGTGCGCCGGGCTCACGAGCGGATCCGCTCCGGCATCCAGCGGTCTCCCTGCCTGGCCAGCCCGGCCCTCTCGGCGGCCACCGGGATGAATGTGTTCTGCAAGCTCGACCTCCTGCAGCGGACCGGCAGCTTCAAGGAACGCGGCGCCCGCAATGCGCTGCTGCTGCTTGACGCCGCCGCGCGGAAGCGGGGTGTGGTGGCGGCCTCGGCCGGCAACCATGCGCTCGGCCTGGCCTACCACGGCGGCCTGCTCGGGATCCCGGTCACGGTGGTGATGCCGAAGTTCGCGCCGCTGGTGAAGGTGGCCACCTGCCGGCGGCTCGGTGCCACCGTGATCCTCGAGGGGGAAACCTTCGACGACGCCCGGCGGCACGCCGCCGAGGTCGCCGCCCGCGACGGACTCGACCGGATCCACGGCTTCGACGACCCGCGCGTGATCGCGGGGCAGGGGACGATGGCCCTGGAAATCCTCGAGGACGTGCCCGACGTCGAAGCGATCGTCGTCCCCACCGGGGGCGCGGGGCTGCTGGCGGGGGTGGCGCTGGTGGCCAAGGCGCTGCGGCCCACGGTGCGGATCATCGCGGTCGAGCCGGCCGCGGCCCCGAGCTTCAGCGCGTCGCTGGCCGCCGGCCGGCCGGTGCAGGTGCCGATCCGCCCCACGCTCGCGGACGGCCTCGCCGTGGGGAAGGTGGGGGAGCTTTCCTTTTCGATCGCCGCGCCGCTGGTGGATGAGGTCGTGACGCTCGGCGAGGACGCGATCGCGCTGGCCGTGCTCCGGCTCCTCGAACTGGAAAAGACCGTCGTCGAGGGGGCGGCGGCGGCGGCACTCGGCGCGGTCCTCGGCGACCGCTGCGCGGAACTGCGTGGCCGACGCGTGGCGCTCCTGCTCTGCGGCGGCAACATCGACCTCACGATCCTCGACCGGGTGATCGACCACGGGCTCGTGGCCGACGGGCGACGCTGGCGGTTCACGACCCGGGTCAGCGACCGGCCCGGTGGCATCGCCCGGCTGACGGCCGCGATTGCCACGGCCGGGGGAAGCGTCCAGGAGATCGTCCACGACCGGGACTTTTCCGGCCCCGACGTGTTCTCGGCGAGCGTCCAGGTGACCGTGGACACGGCCGATCGCGCCCATGCCGCCGAACTTTTTGACGCGGTCCGGGACGCGGGCTTCACGGCCGCGGTGGTCGATCCCGCTCCGGCTGCCGGCACGAGCTGA
- a CDS encoding phosphatase — protein MWQYQNHDALLFDCDGTLADTMPAHYRAWLAVTTSHGIAFDEDRFYGLGGRPTRDILAALAAEAGVTLDLEAGVAAKEASFLAQLDRVAAIDPVVDVVLRSRGRVPMAVVTGGHRAVCGRILAHLGIAEAFTTVVASEDTARHKPEPEPFLEAARRLAVRPERCVVWEDSDLGIEAARRAGMEWIDVRAFHRPKRVSTT, from the coding sequence ATGTGGCAGTACCAGAACCACGACGCCCTGCTTTTCGACTGCGACGGCACCCTCGCCGACACCATGCCGGCCCACTACCGGGCCTGGCTCGCGGTGACCACCAGCCACGGCATCGCCTTCGACGAGGACCGGTTTTACGGCCTCGGCGGCCGGCCGACCCGCGACATCCTCGCCGCCCTCGCCGCCGAGGCGGGCGTGACGCTCGACCTCGAGGCGGGGGTCGCGGCGAAGGAGGCGTCGTTTCTCGCCCAGCTCGATCGCGTGGCGGCCATCGATCCGGTGGTCGACGTCGTTCTCCGGTCGCGCGGCCGGGTGCCGATGGCGGTGGTTACGGGCGGGCACCGGGCCGTGTGCGGGCGGATCCTCGCGCATCTCGGGATCGCGGAGGCCTTCACCACCGTGGTGGCCAGCGAGGACACTGCCAGGCACAAGCCGGAGCCGGAGCCGTTTCTCGAGGCGGCGCGACGGCTGGCCGTCCGGCCCGAGCGCTGCGTGGTCTGGGAGGACAGCGATCTCGGCATCGAGGCCGCGCGCCGGGCCGGCATGGAGTGGATCGACGTGCGGGCGTTTCACAGGCCGAAGAGAGTGAGTACGACATGA